ttattaagagaatgagaaaaattttgtggtaaGTGTATTCATATGATGAAAtgggtttataaaaaatgaccttgtatttcatataagaaatgaccttgtacctagtgaactattgacaattttaaagatataagctcatttgaatacccacatcaatttttcatatatttatatatattatatatatgtatatatgaaaaatatatgaaaatgcatgtgggtactcaaatgaaagctcttgatgagtgtaacatcaggatgagtttatatcttaaaatgatatttttgaagatataagctcatccttacattacactcattgagacctttcatttgagtacccacatcaatttttcatttatttatatgtattatatatatatgtatatatgaaaaatatatcaaaatgcatgtgggtattcaaatgaaagctcttgatgagtgtaacatcaggatgagcttatatctttaaaaatttcgatagttaaaaaaaatacagtgcaatttaacaaaagtcattatttaaaaaagcaaaattttatatatttatagttcTTAATTCACGGCAGTTACAtcgtgactgcaaggttgttagttaaaattaatccaaaattaaatttaatttaataattattaattattttttttagactcaCATGACTTCGATACCGACTTATGCGTGTATGAAAGACCGAAACCTCGGCAAATTCACCTGGTGCGTTATAGCAAGCATGGGCTTGTGTTTTTTCTCCTACACGATTGTTGGAATATTCGGCTACAAGACCTTCGGCATGGGCCATGTGCCCAGTGATATTCTTCAAGGCTACAGTGACAAGAGTGCAAGTCTCGCGATAGCGATAATTGCAAttgctgtaaaaaattttacgaccTATCCGATTGTACTTTTTTGTGGACGGAATTCGCTAATGGGTTTGTTCCACGCTGAAATTGAAGATAACGTTACAGTGAGAGCTTTTGTGACTCTTTTGTGGTTTATCCTGACGCTATTTGCTGCCGTCGTAATTTCCGACATATCACCTGTTATCAATCTTATGGGCACACTCTCAgcaacatttatatttattttcccGGGGATTTGCTTACTGCAAAGTGTCCTGGTTAGAGATCCTACTATCCATTCATACAAAAGCCGCTTTCTTATCGTCGTAGCTGTTGTTATGACCGCTCTAGGCGGTTTTGTATGTGGCTTAGTGTTTGTTCAAGCACTTGAAGACTTATATCAAGTTCCTGTTGATAAAAAGTTTGTTACAGGCGTCAGGATCGGTCTTGGTGGTAGTTTATGCGTTTAAAAACAAAGgctgtgaattttttaattaatatgtaCCTCATCATTTATCCcagataatatttatcattaatttgttgtaaaaatattatttaaaaattttatagaatttttattaaatataattttttttaatttcaattttttatgttaaaaatattgattaattcaGAAAATCTACTGATACGCTTTGAAAATGCCAAAAAAgtagaaatttataataattattgatattgtgaaaaatgaagaaaattaataatactgaagttagccgaattttttttctctttttaaattagaactaaaaaatattttttaaaaattgtacttatagtttttgaagttttttacaaattaaaatttttaaaaattttcttgcaataattttttcaataaaaaaaaaattctaaaaatttttaaatgtcggctaacttaatttttatgacaattaaattagagtaaattaaaaaaaaaaaaaaataaaataaaataattaaaatttgatcgTAACATCGAGATTTTtctcgaataattttttttcttcataatcataaataaattttccataTCTAGACTGAAGAGTGAGGAACAAGGAGATTGTGATAAAAAGTGAAtgagttatttataaataaataaatgtaaaatattagcataaataaattttatatatattaataaatcaataatctCATTATCTttaaaacgattttttttacaatattaaatatcacGATATACTTGAGGAACTAGAGGGATTAAGACTAGAGGCGGTTAGATCGTGCAAAAGTGCATCATCAATATCATACACTTGCATAATAACTGTTTTACAGAAGAAGCATTCACGGCTGTTCAACAAATACCGGTCGATGCATGCGCGACATGATTTGTGGTTGCAAGGCTTGAAAATTGCACCTATAGGATAAGCGTAGCATATAGTACAAGTATCGTCGTCGTCGCTGATTATGCGATTGTCGGGTAGAAGAGTACGCTTTTTATCCAAGTACTTAATCATATCTCTCAGACGTTTTATCTCCCGCTCGCTCACGTCATTCTTGTAATTTTCCAGAGTaaatactttaacattttttagcTTACTATTTTTCGTAGCTCCTTCTCCGACGACAAAGTACAGAGAGTTCATTTGAAAGCTCGGCTCTGTCAAGAGAGTCCGTGTAATTCGCGGAACTTGCTCGCTAGTTTTGCTTGATTGGCCGCTGGCCATGTCATCTTGAAGCAAAGCCAAAAGAATGCCCACCACAGCGACCAGAATTGGAAAGTGATCAACAGTGTCCAAATCCGGAATGTTCAAGAGCACGACGTGCTGGAAACAGCTTGTCTGAGAGCTTATTCTGTTTAGAATCTGACAGAGCAATTGACAGAGTCGCGCCAGCAAATTGTCTCCAGATGACTGCTGAGGATTGTTAAAGATACTCGGCGCCACAGTTGCAATCATCTCGACAACTCTCAACAGCGATATCGTCAAATCAAAGCACGTTGCGCATATTTTAAGCTGCCTTGATTCTATGAACACTCGCTCAGGCCTAGAAGATACGTTGTGAATTTCTTGGACCATCCCGATAAACTCCGAGAACGCCCAGTTCATTTGATTGAGCAGCGAGTTCAAAAATTGCGTCGTTGTCtttgaattttctaaaagTATTTCTTTGACATGCGTTTGATAAACCAGCGACGGACACGGTTTTATTGGCTGTGAAATCGACTCCTGTTGCAGCATTTTAGGGCCgacttttttcgataaatGCGGACTCTTTTCGTACCTAAATGCAAACCCATTTCCTTGCCAGAATCTCACGAGCACCCAATTTGACTGAGCCCAAGCTCGATTTTCATAAGGTCGCAAAATATTACTCACAAATTTAACTCTCGACTCCCGGGGAATTTGTTCCAAGGCTTGAAGAGTCAGTGAGTTGGACGTGAACCCAGCTAGCGTTAAAATCAAAGTATCTTTAGCAATCGCGTGAACAATTCGCGGGTCCAAGAAATGATCACAAAGAAACTGGGCAATATCTTTCAGGACATCTTGATACCCAGGTATTTTTTCAATCGGTACCGTAGGATGCAAATGATTCTTCAAACCAACGCTCAAGTCTGCCAGAGcttccaaataaaaatcaggCACAAACCTAAACATATTGCCCTCTTCATTAGCTTTACCTAACGTCAGCATAACAACTTTGAGCAACCAAGCCAACTGAGCTTGCTTTTCTTCAGAGTAAACTGCGGCGCGTACCCAAGCCATGTGTCTAGCTTGTTCAAATAACTTTGTACTAAAAACATTAACAGTACGTATTAATTCTTTGTGTATTGACTGTGAATTCGGATCCTTTAGTTTCTTAGTACTGTCAATCCTACCTTTCATCTCCGACATCGCTGTAATATATTCTGTCATACTGTCTCTCAAGTTAGCAACTTTAGCGACCTGTTTCTTTGCAGCGGCGTGGTAGAACAAAATTATACCTTCTAATAATTCAAGGAGAGACACTACTGAGTCTGCTGAGCCAACTTTCATCGGAGTGGTTCTCGCTTCTCGAGTAAACCCACTCGTAGGGTACCCTAAAATCAGCGGCGTCAACGGCGTTCCTGGATTGCCAACATTGACCATTCTCGTCGAGGTAGGAATCACCACTGGCAGCTCATTAATATGACCTGGACCGGCCATAAACGTACTGGTAGCAGTCGATTCCTGAGCAGCTTGTTCCATCGCCATGATAACTTCATGGTCTGGCCCAAGATGATGAATAAGTTCATTCTTGTACGTTTTATTGAGGTAGGATAGCACTCCACCGAGCCTGTCAATTCCCGTGTAATTAATCGACCCGTCGTAGAACAGCTTACAAGGTATGTAAATCGGGCTGGTACCAACTTCTGAGTCCCAGAGAATCCGAAAGGCCACCAGCAATCGGTGGAAACAACAGACAGTTATTTGCAAAGGCGTACGgcttgatattaaattatcctGAACAAATCTCCGGaatttcttgagaaatatCGTACGGGAGGAGGGTATCTTGGGTGTCCCGTCGGTGTTGTCTAAGAAAGTTATCAGCAACTCGACCTGGAGTGCTTCTATTTCAGCAATAGCCGCTTTTATGGTCTCGCAGGAGTGCATGTAGCTGTCGCGATTAACTTCAACCGAGGTGTCAACGGGATTCGTTTCCCACCAGGTCTTGGGGATTATTTCGACCAGGCCGCCTTCGTCTAGCGGCTTTACGTGAACAAAGTTGGCGAACCTTACTCTGTCAAACAAGATGTTTTGCAGTAAGTATTGACGGGTTTTAGAGTGCCGACACATGCTTGTAAGTATCAGCAAGCTTTTACACTGATCAGGGTACTCTAGAAGCATTGACACGTGACGAAATATTGAGAGCAAATAAATAACACTGTTCTCGAGGCACAGTTTTATCTCATGTTCTTCTAAAAATGTCCAGAGTATATCTAATAATATATTGACTTTTGAGTTATtgataacattattttgactaaTTTTAGTTGAGTGATTATTGGGAGTTAGTTGTTGATGAAAGAATGGCAGGAAGACAGCCTCTATTATGTAGGGTATTGTAAGCAGAGGACCTAGATCATGCATAAGCAATCTAGCGATGCACATCAGGTACGTTCGTTTGCTCATTGTTTTTTCAGCGAATCCGGGACAGCTGTTATTATCCGTGTCCTCTTCAATCATTGTCAATAAATTCCCCAGCCACTTAATAAGCATGCTCGCTTTTATTACTTGGTCATGCGGAGTTAATTGGAGACACTGGTACCCGTCCACGGGGTACCTCAGTGGAGTCGATCCGAAATTAGCGGTTAAATTTTCAGTGAATGCTAGGCTTACAGTAGGAAAGTATGCTATACCCGTACCCATCGcaatattttcaaatgcaCGTCCCAGGTGTCTGCCATTGCGATAAAAGTCTATTGTACCTTCGTCCATGTCCAATGCACAGCCAATTATATCACCAGACAACCACGGCTCACCGTAGTTGTAGGTTGAGACGTTCCATTTCCTCACGCGGTTCCCGTCATAGGAATACGAGTTCACGGTGTCACCTACTCCGCTTTCTTGGCTGAACTTGCACTGCGCCGTGCCCCAGCCTACCTGCATCACTCCCTTCGAGCCTAGTTGTAGTTCGTACATCCATTTTCCTTCGAAAAAACCGGTGTTTGCTCTCAGGGTGCTGAAGTTACTCTGAGAATTTACACTCAGCCGGTCGGGAGACACTATTATGAGACCGTGGTGCGTTGATACGTCAAAACGTACTAGCTTTGGACCTATCCTCCCAGGTCGAGTGTCTTCTATTACCTCGTTCTGGTTCGCCTCCACCAGAAATTTTTGTATGTACTCTCCGGCAAAGCTGAGGCTCTGCTGAATTctgtcaaaatatttttatggttattttagtttttttgtctccaagtttaaaattttagtaaataattattttaaatgtcaaaaaaaaaatataatggaCTCTAACTTTAAATTTGGAGACTGAATTAatggaataaataaatgacattaaagttagcagtcacttaatcattttttaattttttttaacaaataaatttgattaaaaaaattagtttaaaaaattgcattttttattttttttaattttctacatgccaatttttttttctacttttttttttgctataatttatttgttaaaaaaattatcaaatatctactaaattaattatgacattaaagttagcagtcaattgaccattttttaatttttttttgagtttaatttttaaaaatttctttatgccatcatttatttgttaaaaaaattatataatatttgataaattaattttcataataaataaaaaaaaataaataaaattaattacctaGAATTGTCGTCGGATTTAGTGCTCGTTGGTATGTCAAACTCATTAATACTATCTTGACCAaatatgtttattaaaatatcttttacCTCCATTTCTACGACATTCTGCTAATAAATACGtcaatttgttgtaaattcatacctttaaataaataaattaaattaaataaaaaaatcaatgataataaatttacaaaacttacttaaaatgtattttaatcacataatttttaaatattgatatttaatttttcaggtTAAAGTTGAAATAAATGAGAACACTTGCTATTGATTTTATAACCACACCTCTGATTCTAAATTTAGGCATTATGCTgcgatattatttattaataataataatatattaaatattattattattacgataattattaatcattgacGGGTTTGTTAACTTGAATTTAGCTTGTCACAACTGACGTACTATTAAACGAAGCTCAGATAAATAacgagaactttttttttggttaacaGCTGATATGGCCGATGTATAAGATAAGAGGGAAAATTCAAATAGACAATTgcatgtttatttatttatttattttttttttttattacagtcTGTTCTTTAttagttatatttaatataatttttattattactggcttttaattataacattaGCATTAAAAGCCGTTTAATATTCGCATATAATTCGTTTCTTCTTATATTTGTTCCAATTATCAATTACgtcatttaatataatataatatttaatataaattactaattaattaaaatcatattCACACCAATCTTCATACAactaatcattaattattaattataattataaacaagtATTAATTCGTCTCATTACAAAGCAAAAGTATAAAatgatttcttcttttaattttttacacatacaattaataattaataatctttaatgaattattaattaatattaaataaaataatttaaaaacaaactgATATTTTATAAGACCAACAATATATcgtacaattatttatttatttttttaatggggAAAATAAGCGGCAggggtttattttttattgtaacgcTTTGGTTTATTatcgttaattaatattattacgcattatattattattgcgGTGGGATACAAACTTTATCTATTTGATAgccaattaattaatacagtaattataattactaataaGTAATAATGAGAATATcaatagattattattaataataataattaataccgCACCGATGCGTTAGtgctttattaataaactacTTAATGGACCATTTGTGATCTTCCAACTCTTGTTTTATAAAACGAGCTGCTAAAATGTCTCGAAGAAACATTTCTCAAAGAATATatgttttttcttattatattcaagtgtatacatttttaagttatatatgaatatatgatttatcaattataaatgatttacttaaatatatatttttataaatatgttgtattcgatttttttactaatcGTTGTAAAGTATCAAGTTGTATAAgtgacaaaattatttttattatttaaaactatttggaaaaatttttctggtctatttcttaaatattttaataataataataatttctgtttgtttcattaaaaaagGGAAGAGTGGCTACAAACTAGTACGGTTTTTGCCAATCGGCTATCACCCAGTCTCGATGAGATTTGTCTCAATTACAATTGCTACattcactttttattatttattattatagtagcatagtaatattaaaataataaaaattataataataatattaatagtaacaataataataatcgtgataatttataaggaatatatatatatcgaaCATTGGCTGGTCGTATACAATAATaagatacatatttatattaataattaataatatatattgagATTCTAGTCTCTGCTATTGGGcaccatttattatttaataacacaTATATACGTATTTAAGattatataatatttgaaataaaaataaaaaaaaataaaagccgtaaaaaataaaaacgcgCATGAAATTACAACTTCAACGTGAGTACGCACATTAAAGTTTTAACACCGTGGTATTTTTaatgactttaaatatttcaataaaatataatatacaagcttacataatttttatttttagtttaatggGCCTAAAATAATAGCGGAATTTAACttcgatgtagtttttttttgactttttactTTTAGAGTCAATACAGTGAAATACGACTAGAAAATATCGTGCTGTATATTcatttggtaaaaaaataatacaactGGGTATTTTAACACTagtgatttaattaaaaaaacaaatagttGGCAAACGaagaaaataacaattaaatcatAACATACATTAAATAcacaataatatatattctaCCATTTATCGCGAGATTATTTGGGCGGATTGGTCAGATGAAAAGAAAccgtggaaaaaaattttttttgcgttATAAAATGGTGTTCGATATAtcttatcattaaaatttaaaaacttatgaaaatatcttaattttaatgtcataaaaaattcatccaaCAAGCACTCTGTTTAATCTAATACTAAATATAAATGATCATTCATATTATTGTAATCATTCGTCATCAATGCGGTAAAAAATGTGGAAGcctttatattaataaaatgtaataaaaagtacgtaataatatcttaaaaattctaatcaGTACCCTGAACTTGTTTCTCAATTTTTCTCGCGAGCTCAGGACTCATGTGAGGATGAGGGAAGGGAACGGTCGGCTTGCGGAGAATGGTCGGCTTGACCTTAACCTGAGGCTTGAAGGAAGACACCTGTTGGCTCCCGCCAGTAAGCCGCATATCCGCGAATTTAGCGGCGATCAGCGGGGTCGACCGGGGAGGCAGCGGGGAACGTAACGGAACATTGTCTGAAGAAATTTCGTTATTGCTAGCTGATCTGACAATATTGTCCTTTAAATTCCCAACGTGGTCGTTGATCTCCCCGTCAGTGCCCACCAGACTTTTTATTCTGCCGGTGTCCGTTAAATTGTTCGAGGTGTTGGTATTCCCCGACTTGGTATTCTTCTTGAGCGTGCATTGATTCTGCTTGGCGAACCGCTCGGCGGCGGTGCTCATGTCCGGAGACTCGGGTCCATTGCTTGGAGATTTTTCCGAGCCGTTGCGAGTCGGCGGAGCCAGAGAATTTTCATCGTCGGAACTGTTTAAGCTGCTGGAGGAAGCTGATTTTTTGCTGGCGTCTTGAGCGGCCAGAGGAAGATCCATCACCAGGTCGGGGGTGTGCTTTTGACGCATCTCCCGGAATTCCTGAGAAGCGCGGAAGTTCTTCGGCGTCGTGGGAGGAACTGGTGGGGTCAATTGTGTCTGTGAGTTTGCTCGTTTTTGCCACAACTCTCTATTCGCTGAAAATGTCGTAGCTTCTTTGTTGTTATCTTCGTCGTTGTTGTCGCTGTCGTTCAAGTGTAGAGACGGCTGTTGATTGCTATTTATGGTCTCTGTCAGGGTCTGGGATTTCCACTGCTTCCGACCAGACCCTCTTAGTCCACCCGCATTCATTGATGACACTTGGTACTCTTGATTATTATCGTCTACGTCGTCTAGATTAGCCTGCTCGCTCATCGTTGAAAGTGAGTCCAAGAAATCATTTACGCTCTCACTCTCGTCGTTCGGTGTGCTCGACTGATGATACTGATCCGTTGGGTGTATTTTCTCGTTTCCTGGACTCGATGTCATTTTGCTCGGGTTCACTGACGGCTGTTCCTAGAATCCCAAATTAAAACTGTATGAGTCACTGTCgcttttatttagatttacttaaaagttactttattaaataaaatatttaaagtaaaataataataaaaaataataataataataatcataataataacaataaaattaataataaatttaattaaaagcaaGAAGATGATACtgaaagtcaaattttttattaatatttaattattttattactagcaaccttgcagtcactatgtggaCTTGtgaactgtaaataaataaaattttgctttattaaataaaggcttttgttaaattacattgtactttcttaactattgacgtttttaaatatataagctcatcctgatgttacactcatcaagagctttcatttgagtacccacatgcatttttatatatttttcatatattcatatatataaatatataaaatatatgaaaaattgatgtgggtaatcaaatgaaaggtcttaatgagtgtaacatcgggatgagcttatatctttaaagatGTCAATAAGtgacaagatataaggtcatttcttaattatcgatattttttaagatataagtttatcccgatgttacactcatcgagacctttcctttgagtacccacatgcatttttatatatttttcatatattcatatatataaatatataaaatatatgaaaaattgatgtgggtaatcaaatgaaaggtcttaatgagtgtaacatcgggatgagcttatatctttaaagatGTCAGTAGTAGACAAGACataaggtcattttttaattatcgatattttttaagatataaactcatcccgatgttacactcatcaagagctttcatttgagtactcacatgcattttgatatatttttcatatatttatttatataaatatatgaaaaattgatgtgggtacttaaatgaaaggtctgaTGAATgcaacatcaggatgagcttatatctttaaaaatgtcaatatttcacaagatacaaggtcattttttaattatgtatctagagataaaacattttcgaatgcagcctaaatacttatcattataaattgactattggtgagaatgatatgaaacctttaAAAGGCACCAATTCAAGCTatgacctttgcaatgacactaaatttaactaaaaaaaaacgattttatcatataaatacactggccacaaaattttggttattctcttaataatatagattaaaatttttttaaaaaataaatagtactTTCAGTATCAaagaagaatataaatttagGAATAGCTGGAAGCTTTGAGAAACCATAAGAAGaagaaaagtataaaattctAAGATCATGCtaacatttattgtaaatactttttatttaagttaataaaatagtaaaacaTGCTTGTTactataataatagtatttaatCGCAAAAAACTGTTCGCAAAACTGAGCCGCTTCTAATTGATGCATAtgttattgtaataataataatatatgaaaggtaaatatatgtaaataccTATGTGGATTTATCTCTGAGGGTTGCGGGTGTGGTCGatgattgaataattatttgacaAAGGTTCATTATATGTAATAAGGATTAGCATGAAATgcgaagaaaatttataaagggGGTATTGGGGTCTGGAAAGGGGGGAGTGGTCTGCATAATGACGTGACTTTACTCACCTAGACTTTGAGTCACTGACAATCCATTGTCTAAGATGTGTCCTTTGGTCACAAGATTTCTATCCCTTTTGGTGagatcatcatcatcatcatcatcatctacAGACTGAATTTGTTCTACAGGACTCTAGGATTCACAAACCAACTGAACAGTCAATGCGCCACTCTCCCCTCCgtgattaacaattaaatccAAGTGTTAACGTATTCAAATAGTAACGCAAAAcgatattaacaattattaaatatataaataatagtagTTGTAGTTGTAGTGGTAGTAGTTATAGTAGTATAATAGTatagtaattaattgatattaataaaatataaaataaaaattaattaacaaaacaaaattagGGTCACACGCACACAGTAAGACACAAAATAAGAAACACTGAGGTAGCAGTTTTGTCGAACAGTTTTTAGTATTGCGTTGAGTAGTTATTCCGTCCAGTTTAAAACAACGGGACCCTCGTGATAGAGGTGTCTCAGGTGCCAGGTGCTAGTCGATTTAACACGCTGACTAAACATAAATCTGgaaaaatatagttttaaacaaaaaaacccaaccaataaaaaaaagtaaagggTTGTCCATGAGTGGtagctttttttataataataaatcatgaTTTATCATTTCATGATCAATATTAAGGCGCAGAGAATTAAGTTGTagagaataattataaaacatgCAGAGCACATAATCCAGCAGatcttatttttctttaattaattatattagttattttattatttaatatatatttttcttgctgtatttctaagtaatttatttacaaatttatcatACAAAATGTGTTATAA
This genomic interval from Cotesia glomerata isolate CgM1 linkage group LG1, MPM_Cglom_v2.3, whole genome shotgun sequence contains the following:
- the LOC123274972 gene encoding E3 ubiquitin-protein ligase RNF123-like; its protein translation is MEVKDILINIFGQDSINEFDIPTSTKSDDNSRIQQSLSFAGEYIQKFLVEANQNEVIEDTRPGRIGPKLVRFDVSTHHGLIIVSPDRLSVNSQSNFSTLRANTGFFEGKWMYELQLGSKGVMQVGWGTAQCKFSQESGVGDTVNSYSYDGNRVRKWNVSTYNYGEPWLSGDIIGCALDMDEGTIDFYRNGRHLGRAFENIAMGTGIAYFPTVSLAFTENLTANFGSTPLRYPVDGYQCLQLTPHDQVIKASMLIKWLGNLLTMIEEDTDNNSCPGFAEKTMSKRTYLMCIARLLMHDLGPLLTIPYIIEAVFLPFFHQQLTPNNHSTKISQNNVINNSKVNILLDILWTFLEEHEIKLCLENSVIYLLSIFRHVSMLLEYPDQCKSLLILTSMCRHSKTRQYLLQNILFDRVRFANFVHVKPLDEGGLVEIIPKTWWETNPVDTSVEVNRDSYMHSCETIKAAIAEIEALQVELLITFLDNTDGTPKIPSSRTIFLKKFRRFVQDNLISSRTPLQITVCCFHRLLVAFRILWDSEVGTSPIYIPCKLFYDGSINYTGIDRLGGVLSYLNKTYKNELIHHLGPDHEVIMAMEQAAQESTATSTFMAGPGHINELPVVIPTSTRMVNVGNPGTPLTPLILGYPTSGFTREARTTPMKVGSADSVVSLLELLEGIILFYHAAAKKQVAKVANLRDSMTEYITAMSEMKGRIDSTKKLKDPNSQSIHKELIRTVNVFSTKLFEQARHMAWVRAAVYSEEKQAQLAWLLKVVMLTLGKANEEGNMFRFVPDFYLEALADLSVGLKNHLHPTVPIEKIPGYQDVLKDIAQFLCDHFLDPRIVHAIAKDTLILTLAGFTSNSLTLQALEQIPRESRVKFVSNILRPYENRAWAQSNWVLVRFWQGNGFAFRYEKSPHLSKKVGPKMLQQESISQPIKPCPSLVYQTHVKEILLENSKTTTQFLNSLLNQMNWAFSEFIGMVQEIHNVSSRPERVFIESRQLKICATCFDLTISLLRVVEMIATVAPSIFNNPQQSSGDNLLARLCQLLCQILNRISSQTSCFQHVVLLNIPDLDTVDHFPILVAVVGILLALLQDDMASGQSSKTSEQVPRITRTLLTEPSFQMNSLYFVVGEGATKNSKLKNVKVFTLENYKNDVSEREIKRLRDMIKYLDKKRTLLPDNRIISDDDDTCTICYAYPIGAIFKPCNHKSCRACIDRYLLNSRECFFCKTVIMQVYDIDDALLHDLTASSLNPSSSSSIS